ATATATTTTGTTACTCCCCAGGCCTGGGTATTTTTAACATccccaaaagtgacagtaaaatcagttacaatgttacaaaggatttctatttcaaataaatgtttttcttttgaactttgttcatcaaagaatcctgtaaaatctcggtttccacaaaaatattaaagagtTTTCAACATAAgaatgataataagaaatgattcTAGAGAGTCAGATCAGCGTATTAGAATTTAtaatggatcatgtgacactgtgccatcacagcaataaattacaaaaaatttaaatattaaaatagtaataatatttcagtgttactgtttttattgcatttttaataaaataaatgagccTTGGTGAGTGTAAGAGACTTTTGtcaaaaacatttgcaaaatcTAACTGACTCCAAATGTTTGAATGTAGTGTTGATTGCTGTATTTCAGATATTATAAAGCAAATGCAGAATGTTTATTAACAGTGATTTTGTTGGCAGTGGAGCGGTATAACCCTCAAGAGAACCGCTGGCATACAGTGGCACCCATGGGTACCCGTCGGAAACACCTGGGCTGTGCCGTATATCAGGATATGATCTACTCTGTGGGCGGCAGAGACGATACAACGGAACTGAGCAGCGCAGAGCGATACAATCCCAGAACCAATCAGTGGTCACCAGTAGTCGCAATGACGTCCAGAAGAAGCGGGGTATGTGAATCTTTGAATTTGTTTCTgcctcttttaaaaaaaaaaaaaaaaaaaaaaagaattgccCAGCAAATCAATTCTCTCTGTTGTTCTAGGTTGGTTTAGCAGTAGTAAATGGCCAGTTGATGGCAGTTGGAGGATTTGACGGTACCACATACCTAAAAACTATAGAAGTCTATGATCCTGATGCCAACACATGGAGgtatgtacactaccatttttttttttttttttgtatcatggtttccacaaaaatactaagctgcacaattgttttcaacattgataataagataTGTTTCTTGAAtgcaaaatcagcatattagaatgatttctgaaggatcatatgccATTGAAGACTGGGAAaaaatggctgttgaaaatttgGCTTTGcgtttaacattttaaaatgcatgaaagtagaaaacagatattttaaattgtaataatatttcacaatattgctgtttgcATGGTGactgttaaaaaaattgtattaccCCAAGATTTTGACTTGAATCATATTTTTACTGTCACtgattattttttctgttttgtttttgtccccCCCCAAGGCTCTATGGAGGAATGAACTACAGGAGGTTGGGAGGTGGCGTTGGTGTAATAAAAATGACTCATTGTGAATCACATATATGGTAACACCTACAGTATCCATCTCTCAGATGCCTCACCATAGCTCGTGCCTCATAGAGACATTGTACATCATGCAAGAGGGAAAAAAACTCAGTATTGTCTCCAGTTACTGAGATGGCAAAAGTACCATCTCCTGAAGCTGCTCTGAGGAGACTCACCTGGTCCTAGAGCATCACtccattttgtttttacatttggtTTCTCTTTCATACTTGAGAATAGCCAAAGGCAATGTTTTGAAGAAAGAAACAGCAGCCGGAAACGCGTCATCCAGAGCGTTTGTTTTTCTGCAAGGAACTAGGCTTCTGCCGGTCTGTTTGACTGCATTGCAGAATAACTACAGTAACCTGAAACGCACATCGCTGGGGATTGGTGTGAATGACACTCGTTCTTATGAGCAAATGTTTCCGATTGATGTTCTAGTCTGAATTGGATGCACTGTGATATCTTTACCATTTCTTTAAGTTTAGGTTTTTATAATGAGTTGTACACTGAGCATAAACTGTTCTCTGCATTTTACCAGATGTAAGCAGATTAGTTGACGTTTTTCTCTTTTTCGTTGGTGTACTGAAAATGCAGTCCCTCCTGAAACATTGCAATCTAATGAAGGCtgtaaaagaagaaaataagttatttttgaAGCAGTAAAAAACAGGTTTGACGTATTATcaatttgtttacttttataCAACTGAATGCATCAATGAACCAGTCCATGCACTTTAATCCACTAAGAGTTTTTCTATtaaagtttgtatttttttttgttttgttttaatattgttGGATGTATTGTTTTATGCAAGTATGAGGACCCAAggtaaaaatagattttttttataatctgaaacTTTACAACAGGTTTGCAGTAGTAGCCTGCacgtatgaaaaaaaaaaaaaacgtaatgtAGAGCTTGTTACTGAATGAGATGAATCTCTTTGAATTGTTACAACTGcccttacattttttttttttttttttaatgaacacttGTTTTCCCACACGACAGTTATGTGTTCTAATCTTGGTGTTGAGATACGGTTACATAAAGTATATCTTCCATgatcttatttaattttaaagatgtaCAACTGTCTATACATTTCACATCTTTGAAAGTGGAAATAAAATATCCAAAGAAAAATAATCCAAATATTTGCAGTCATTGAAATTGTGTCTATTGGTGATCAACCTTTTCCATGAGGtttagatcagtggttctcaaccttctCAATTTTGAAACCCCTCACTGTTCAAGACAATATTTTCTCTGGTATGTCTGCTATAATGACAAAGCAGcttgttttcaaacatttttattaccGAAACTAGGAGCATCAATagatacaataaaaatacagtgaTTTGTGTAATTTCCTCAATTTCTAAAACTCTGGTCTTcacatttaacatgttttttttatagcaaTTTTTATCATTAAACTTATAAGCCCCCTGTTTGAGAACCACCGATTTAGACTCCTTGAATTTAAATGTCCATTTTTCCTCATACAAATTTGGTGatctcttaaaaaaataaatagaaaattcaaCTTAGATTTGTGCTTTATTTAGAGACAAAAGGTAACtcaattcaaatacattttgttatGCACATCTTAGGTCCTTTTCTGATGTAAATGCTTAAATGAAGGGTGTTTAGAGTGCAAATCAAAGAACTAATCAAAGTAATATGCAACAACACAAACAGTCCATTTAAATCAATTACAAATAAGAAACCAATCAAATCCAAACTAATTTCAGAACTACCATTAGAACACAAACTTCTGCTACCTACAGGCTTTGTAAAGTGTTATACATTTAGATTGTTGGATTCTGACATTGTTGGCACTACTAGCAAAACGTAATCAAATCATTTCAGAGGCCCTGAGTCAAAACACACCAAAATTAAGCCACTATTCATTATGTGAAGATAACAAATATATGATTTACACACTTTAAAAggttcaaaatgtttgtataaaatataaacatatgtTACAATATACTAATAGACATATTGCCTATTTGTGTGAACTATTTATAAGAACCTATACATATAGTAGTGATAAATTTACACATAGTTAATAATCAGGTTTATTTGTGACAAATGAGTTGTATCACATTAATATAGGCCTAAGACTGACATGTTATTTGTCTTGATAAAACACTAgcaagttaaaaaaaagaaaacaggcagaataaaaagttaaatttcAAAAGCTGGAAAACAAACATAGACATATTTTacagcacaaaaaataaatacgagaCAATAAGCTTTAAAAGATATAAAAGTTTAAATGGCatagaaagcaaaaaaaaaaaaaaaacaaccaaaaatgtatttacaaatCTAAGGTAGAAAGCAGATTTTAGGTTGGCATTCTCAAAAGAGCAGACTCTGTCAGCAGGGTAAGTAAGGTGGTGATGTAGTCACTGTTTCCAAtctgaaagagagaaaaatcaaGTTACAAATACAGATGCAACTCACTCACGCAGTATATACAATGAATATATACGACACATAACAATTACCTTGATTTTCCCATCAAGATGTGCTGATCCCAGAGCGGTAGATACTTTTACTAGTGTACCAGCAGACAGGTAGATCTTAAAGTGTCTAAAAAAATGAGTCTCCAGCCCGTTGATGAAAGACTGGACCTCTTTAATATCAATCTTGTCGTCTGGAACAGCATTCTCCTCTGGGTGAATGCTGTTCCAGAGCTCCCACGCATCCTGTGGGTTAACTGTATATGAGACATCCAGCGGTGGCTGTGTCGGAAGGCTCCAGGCCAGTTTCAGATACCTGATGTTGCAGGTGGGATGGCAACCAGTCCACAGAGCAGCCAGCCAGTTGAGAGTGGTGGAGTTTAAAGCCAAAGAACCAAAGTTGCAATCAAAAGCCCTCTCGAACCAGGATTTAACCAGGGTTGTAAGAGACTCCGGTCCGCTTGTGCAAAACAGAGGTAAGCTGACAAAATCAGGAGGCAGCGACCTCAGGTATTCTGGATCACCATTGACGCACGTGAGCCAACCGCGCCAGACAACTTTCGGTGCATCTGCAGCTGCAGCAAATACCGGTTTGGACTGGATCTGATGGAGTAAgagaaaaatgttaattaaaaatgtatatgcttccattcaaaagtttgatcGGTGAGACTTTTTGAAAGAGGTCTCATATGAagaagaagtctcttatgtttgccaaggctgcatttatgataaaaaacacagtaaatattgtgaaatattattatttaaaatctctttattttaatcttttttaaaatgtaatttaatcctgcgatgacaaagctgaattttcagcagccattactccagtctttctttcagaaatcattctaatatgctgatttgatgctcaagaaacagttcttcttattataaatgttaaaaacagttgtgctgc
This portion of the Onychostoma macrolepis isolate SWU-2019 chromosome 02, ASM1243209v1, whole genome shotgun sequence genome encodes:
- the cenpl gene encoding centromere protein L, with translation MGKRDVQILFLLFFFFWLGVFLFIMEGRGSAVNTPASRPVTRRSKSYGRSCVEAPSYFWQTPGHLTVLKIPTSREAAKSQLITNKVDPEHIALLVKNEWKLSYVTPLHHFRHTQLKSYSKHLAAFIVAEKQRGVAVEVGLEVGFKVTFTAVLGLAETDEDAETVFIQIQSKPVFAAAADAPKVVWRGWLTCVNGDPEYLRSLPPDFVSLPLFCTSGPESLTTLVKSWFERAFDCNFGSLALNSTTLNWLAALWTGCHPTCNIRYLKLAWSLPTQPPLDVSYTVNPQDAWELWNSIHPEENAVPDDKIDIKEVQSFINGLETHFFRHFKIYLSAGTLVKVSTALGSAHLDGKIKIGNSDYITTLLTLLTESALLRMPT